One Bacteroidota bacterium genomic window, TTTCTGGATAGAGGACCATGTCGGCATAACGTGAAAGAATATCTCTGCGTACCCAGCAAATCACTCGGCACTCGGCAATCGAAAATCGACATTCAAAAAGCCTTTCCGGAATACCCTTTGCATACCATATCGCACCCCCGTTTCAAGTCGATAACGGAGCCATGTATACAAAAAGACTATCCCTCATCCTGCTGTGCCTGTTTATATGCGTAGCCTGCGACAGTACCGATCTAGATGCATTGATCGAAGAGCGCGTTGAAGAACTGGAAGAACCGCCCGTAGATCCATCTTTTGCCGGCGAAGCCACACACCTGACCAACGTTGCCCGTGCGGTAAGACAACAATGCGGCAACGAGTCCTACAATGCCGTAGCTGCCCTGGGTTGGAGCGACCAATTGGCCGAAGCTGCAATGGCGCACTCACGTGACATGGCAGCACAAAACTATTTTGACCACACCAATCTGGATGGTGAGAGCCCCGGCGTACGCATTTCTCGTGCTGGCTACGTTGCACAAACGTGGGGTGAAAACATCGCTGCCGGCTATGGCTCACTCGAAGCAGTAATCGCTGGATGGATCGAAAGCCCGGGGCATTGCGCCAATATCATGAATGGCCGCTTTACCGAATTTGCTGTGGCTGTCGCAGAAAACAGTAATTCTACTTATGGCTCGTATTGGACCATGGTGCTGGCCACACCGCGGTAAACCATCACGGTGTAACTAAAGGCCGGAAAATCGTATGCTCTATACGTTCCCGAACCAATCCCGGCACAGGTAGCCGCACGGATGAAACACCAACATTGGTCTTGCCCCAAATGCCAAAACCGTGAATTCGACGTTGGCCAAATCGCCACAACAGGTGGCGGACTGAGCAAGTTCTTCAACGTACAAAACCGAAAATTCACTACGGTAACCTGCATCCGGTGCCAGTTCACTGAACTGTACAGAACGGAATCCAGCACGCTCGGCAACGTCCTCGACTTCTTTGGAAATTAGAGTGAGGAGTGAGGAGTGAGGAGTGAAAAAACGACCCTTTGAAATTCAGTGTTTCTTGGTCGGTTTTCGATATTCAATAC contains:
- a CDS encoding CAP domain-containing protein codes for the protein MYTKRLSLILLCLFICVACDSTDLDALIEERVEELEEPPVDPSFAGEATHLTNVARAVRQQCGNESYNAVAALGWSDQLAEAAMAHSRDMAAQNYFDHTNLDGESPGVRISRAGYVAQTWGENIAAGYGSLEAVIAGWIESPGHCANIMNGRFTEFAVAVAENSNSTYGSYWTMVLATPR
- a CDS encoding zinc ribbon domain-containing protein — its product is MKHQHWSCPKCQNREFDVGQIATTGGGLSKFFNVQNRKFTTVTCIRCQFTELYRTESSTLGNVLDFFGN